Proteins from one Bacteroides zhangwenhongii genomic window:
- a CDS encoding O-acetylhomoserine aminocarboxypropyltransferase/cysteine synthase family protein: protein MAKQFKPETLCVQAGWTPKKGEPRVLPIYQSTTFKYDTSEQMARLFDLEDSGYFYTRLQNPTNDAVAAKIAALEGGVAAMLTSSGQAANFYAIFNICQAGDHFVCSSAIYGGTFNLFGVTMKKLGIDVTFVNPDASEEEISAAFQPNTKALFGETISNPSLEVLDIEKFARIAHSHGVPLIVDNTFPTPINCRPFEWGADIVVHSTTKYMDGHATSVGGCVVDSGNFDWDAHADKFPGLCTPDESYHGLTYTKAFGKGAYITKATAQLMRDLGSIQSPQNSFLLNLGLETLHLRMPQHCRNAQKVAEYLSKNEKVAWVNYCGLPDNKYYALAQKYMPNGSCGVISFGLKGGRDVSIKFMDSLEFIAIVTHVADARSCVLHPASHTHRQLSDEQLMEAGVRPDLIRLSVGIENADDIIADIEQALNA, encoded by the coding sequence ATGGCAAAACAATTCAAGCCCGAAACCCTGTGCGTACAGGCAGGGTGGACGCCTAAAAAGGGCGAACCACGCGTATTGCCCATCTATCAAAGTACAACTTTCAAATATGATACCAGCGAACAAATGGCCCGCCTTTTCGATTTGGAAGATAGCGGTTACTTTTATACACGACTGCAGAATCCGACAAATGACGCTGTTGCCGCCAAGATTGCCGCTCTCGAAGGTGGTGTAGCCGCCATGTTGACTTCCAGTGGTCAGGCAGCCAACTTTTACGCCATTTTCAATATTTGCCAGGCCGGAGATCATTTTGTTTGTTCTTCCGCTATTTACGGCGGTACTTTCAACCTGTTCGGCGTGACAATGAAAAAACTAGGCATAGACGTTACCTTCGTCAATCCGGACGCCAGCGAAGAAGAGATTTCCGCAGCCTTCCAGCCAAATACAAAAGCATTGTTCGGTGAAACTATTTCCAATCCTTCTCTCGAAGTGCTGGATATTGAGAAATTCGCCCGTATCGCTCACAGTCACGGAGTACCTTTGATTGTGGATAATACTTTCCCTACCCCCATCAACTGTCGCCCGTTCGAATGGGGTGCCGACATCGTTGTTCACTCCACAACCAAATATATGGACGGACACGCTACCAGCGTAGGCGGTTGTGTAGTTGACAGCGGTAACTTCGACTGGGACGCTCATGCAGATAAATTTCCGGGCCTTTGTACCCCTGACGAATCCTACCACGGACTGACTTATACCAAAGCATTTGGCAAAGGCGCTTATATCACCAAAGCTACCGCACAACTGATGCGTGACTTGGGTAGCATCCAAAGCCCGCAAAATTCATTCTTATTGAATCTGGGACTCGAAACACTACACCTCCGTATGCCACAGCATTGCCGCAATGCGCAGAAAGTAGCCGAATACCTTTCCAAGAACGAGAAAGTGGCTTGGGTCAATTACTGTGGCCTGCCGGATAACAAATATTACGCTTTGGCACAAAAATATATGCCGAACGGTTCTTGTGGAGTAATCTCCTTCGGCCTGAAAGGGGGACGCGATGTTTCCATCAAGTTTATGGATTCACTGGAATTCATTGCTATCGTCACTCACGTTGCCGATGCACGTAGTTGCGTGCTCCATCCTGCAAGCCACACACATCGTCAGTTGTCGGACGAGCAGTTGATGGAAGCAGGTGTACGGCCTGACCTAATTCGTCTATCCGTAGGAATCGAAAACGCAGATGATATCATCGCGGATATTGAACAGGCATTGAACGCATAA
- a CDS encoding glycoside hydrolase family 30 protein codes for MRNIVKKTTLVSSLVLALSANSMYAQSFEWISSTEGNTWQKSKAKLQTNAAQTPILDVSGSEEGTVFKAWGTCFNELGWDALNMLPRKEQETILHKLFSPKGELRFTMGRFSMNANDYARDWYSCDEVPGDFQLKYFNINRDKTTLIPFIKAAQQYNPNMTFWMSPWSPPSWMKINHYYSVRSDRNQNQMSPLSDVALFEGSKEKNTKVFPQQLAVNDYFIQDPRYLQTYANYFCKFIDAYKQQGIAISMVMFQNESWSYTNYPGCAWTAEGIIRFNTEYLAPTLKKQHPEIKLYLGTINTNRYDVIDQVLSDPRMPETIQGVGFQWEGGQILPKLRAKYPQYKYVQTESECGWGSFDWKAAEHTFGLMNHYLGNGCEEYTFWNAILYDGGFSGWGWKQNALIHVDSKAGTATYTPEYYAVQHYSHYITPGSKILAYKTGKEDKTPVLVVMTPQKKQVVITGNFNEKAKDITVKLGNRYLNITLQPHSLNTFVEK; via the coding sequence ATGAGAAACATTGTAAAGAAAACCACTTTGGTAAGTAGTTTAGTCCTCGCACTATCAGCAAACTCCATGTATGCCCAATCTTTCGAATGGATCAGCAGTACGGAAGGTAACACCTGGCAAAAATCGAAAGCCAAGCTACAAACGAATGCCGCACAAACTCCCATATTGGATGTCAGCGGTTCGGAAGAAGGGACTGTTTTCAAAGCTTGGGGAACTTGCTTCAACGAATTAGGATGGGATGCACTCAATATGCTTCCCCGTAAGGAACAGGAAACGATTCTTCACAAACTCTTCTCTCCCAAAGGAGAGCTGAGGTTCACAATGGGACGCTTTTCCATGAATGCCAACGACTATGCACGTGACTGGTACAGCTGTGACGAAGTGCCCGGTGATTTCCAATTAAAATACTTCAATATCAACCGTGACAAAACAACTTTGATTCCTTTTATCAAAGCCGCCCAACAGTATAATCCCAACATGACTTTCTGGATGTCCCCATGGTCACCCCCTTCATGGATGAAAATCAATCATTACTATTCGGTACGCAGTGACCGTAATCAAAATCAAATGTCTCCCTTGTCGGATGTAGCCCTCTTTGAAGGCAGTAAAGAGAAAAACACGAAGGTTTTCCCGCAACAGCTAGCCGTGAATGATTATTTTATCCAAGACCCACGTTACCTGCAAACCTACGCCAATTACTTTTGCAAATTCATCGATGCTTACAAGCAACAAGGCATTGCCATTTCAATGGTGATGTTCCAAAATGAATCATGGAGCTACACCAACTATCCGGGTTGTGCATGGACGGCAGAAGGTATCATCCGTTTCAACACAGAATATCTCGCTCCTACCCTAAAGAAACAACATCCGGAAATTAAATTATACTTAGGAACAATCAACACCAACCGCTACGATGTTATCGATCAGGTCCTTTCTGATCCACGTATGCCGGAAACGATACAAGGCGTCGGTTTCCAATGGGAAGGCGGACAGATCTTACCGAAACTCCGTGCCAAATATCCGCAATATAAATATGTACAAACAGAAAGTGAATGCGGATGGGGCTCTTTTGATTGGAAAGCAGCCGAGCATACCTTCGGATTGATGAATCACTATCTGGGTAATGGTTGCGAAGAATATACTTTTTGGAACGCTATATTGTATGATGGTGGTTTCAGCGGATGGGGATGGAAACAAAACGCGTTAATCCATGTAGATTCAAAAGCAGGAACGGCAACCTATACTCCTGAGTATTATGCAGTACAACATTACAGCCATTACATAACGCCCGGTTCAAAAATCTTAGCTTATAAAACCGGCAAAGAAGACAAAACTCCGGTACTTGTCGTTATGACTCCTCAAAAGAAACAAGTGGTTATAACCGGAAATTTCAACGAAAAAGCGAAAGATATAACCGTTAAATTAGGAAACCGCTATTTAAATATCACTTTACAACCTCATTCACTGAATACTTTCGTAGAAAAATAG